The DNA segment GTACTATCCGTTTCTTTGGTTATCGAAGGGTCTTGCACTTCTCTAAAAAATACGTCGCGACAAAATCCGCCCGCTGCCAAAACTACGCCTTTTTTGGCTTTGATCGTCTTTTTCTCGCCGCTTGTATTTTCGACGTCGTCTTTTAGACTATTTGAGTCAAATTTGTAGTTTTCTCTGATAATTACGCCCTCTACGCCGCCATCCTCGCCTAAAACGAATTCATCAAATTTTGCTCTTTGTCTAAGCTCCGCACCCTGTAAATTTTTAAAATACTCGACCATCGGCTGAACGATGCCCGAGCCGCTGCCGTTAGTAGTTTGAACGGTTCTTGGGACAGAGTGACCTCCCAGATGCGAGAGTTTATCTATGTATTTTACGCCGCATTTTATGGTGAGCTTATATGCGTCTTGCGCGCGGGTAGCAATGGTATCGATGAGATCGACGTGGTTTAGACCCCGACCCGCTTTCAGGCAGTCTTTGATAAAAAGCTCGTTGCTATCTTTCACGCCCTCTGCTTTTTGTTTGTCGTTATTGGGCACTGCAAATAAGCCGCCGTTGATGACGCTGTTGCCGCCGATGCGACCCATCTTTTCAAGGATCAGCACCTTGTTGCCCTTCTCGGCTGCGGTGATGCCTGCGGCAAGCCCCGCAAAGCCGCTGCCTACGATGACTACGTCCCACTCCTCGTCAAATTTGACGTCTTTTGAGCTTACCGCCGCTTGCGCATTAACTCCGCCAAGCGCTAAGGCGCCTGCACCGACCATACTTAACTTAACAAAATCTCTTCTTGAAAAGTTTGAGTTTTTCATAGCATCTCCTTAAATTTACGTTAGCTATTTACCTGTAAATCTTTGATTTACGACTCATCTCCACAATACGTATTTACAGATTGCATCTTTTGGCCGTCCTCCTTGTATTAAATTTATTTTGATTATTCTTAATTATATAATTTAATTTTAGAAAATAAGCTTAAATAAAAATCTCCTAAAATTCTTTATTGTATTTAATTTTATATTAAATATTTTTTTATAATTATGTCGCATCAAAAAAAAATAAGCGGCTATTCAATATGTTTGAACGAGCGATCTTCGCAGATATCTTAAATTTGGCGGTACATTAAAAATAAGATTTATAAAATAGTCGTCGTTGTAAATAGAAATTTGTAGAATTTAAGTAAATTTTTACTTTGCAAATAATTAAGCGAGTGGTGTCCCCAACAGGATTTGAACCTGTGGCCTCAGAATTAGGAATTCTGCGCTCTATCCAGCTGAGCTATGAGGACACAAAAAACGATAAATTTGACAAATTTGAAAGATTTATCAAATTTTAGTAAGCGCGAAATTTTAAAACTGCACCCAACTACGGGAGTTAAACAGCGATTACTTTTACAAATTTAAAAGGCGAGGATTATGCACCCTCGCCGAATTCGGCTTAGCCGTTTCTTTTCTTGATGATCTCTTCGCTGACGTTCTTTGGAACTTCTTCGTAGTGGTCAAATTCCATAGAATAGGTCGCGCGACCTTGCGTCATAGAGCGAAGGTCGGTAGAGTAGCCAAACATTTGGGCTAGCGGGCAAAAAGCCGTGATGATCTTGCTTCCGTTGCGCTCGTCCATAGAATTTACCTGTCCGCGGCGTTTGTTTAGGTCGCCGATAACGTCGCCCATATAATCCTCGGGCGTCTCGACCTCGACCTTCATCATAGGCTCAAGGATAACCGCGCCCGCTTTTCTAGCGCCTTCTTTAAAGCCCATAGAAGCGGCGAGTTTAAACGCCATTTCAGACGAATCGACCTCGTGATAGCTACCGTCAAATAGCGTAACCTTAACGTCCTCGACCGGATAACCGGCAAGCACGCCGCTTTGAAGCGCCTCTTTGCAGCCTTTTTCTACCGCAGGGATGTACTCCTTAGGAACGACGCCGCCTTTGATGTCATTAACAAACTCAAATCCGCTAGCTGCAGGTAGCGGCTCTAGGCGCAAGAATACGTGTCCGTATTGACCGCGACCGCCTGATTGTTTAGCGTATTTATACTCTTGCTCAACGGTTTTGCGAATAGTCTCGCGGTAAGCGACCTGCGGTTGGCCGACCTCGGCATCGACTTTAAATTCGCGAAGCATTCTGTCTACGATAATCTCAAGATGGAGCTCGCCCATACCGCTGATGATAGTTTGGCCGCTTTCTTCGTCCGTGCCTACTCTAAAGCTTGGATCCTCTTGAGCTAGTTTTTGAAGCGCGATAGCCATTTTTTCCTGATCGGCTTTAGTTTTCGGCTCGACCGCGACGCTGATAACCGGATCAGGGAAATCCATCTTTTCAAGGATAACTTTATCTTTTTCGCTAGCCAGCGTATCGCCGGTTAGAGTGTTTTTTAGACCTACGACCGCGCCGATCTCGCCTGCGTGAATAACCGAAACTTCCTCGCGTTTATTCGAATGCATTTTTAGCAAACGACCGATTCTTTCTTTATTGTCTTGAACGGTGTTGTAAGCGTAGCTACCGCTCTCAAGACTGCCGCGATAAACGCGGATGAAAGTAAGCTGTCCGACAAACGGGTCGGTCATAATCTTAAACGCAAGAGCGGCAAATTCGCCCTCATCGGTACTCTCTACCGCTACCTCGGTGCCATCCTCGTAAAGGCCTTTGATCGCCTCGATCTCGTCCGGAGCAGGCAAATACGCTACGACCGCGTCAAGCAACGGCTGAATGCCTTTGTTTTTAAACGCCGTTCCGCAAAGCATCGGAGTTATGGTCATCCTTAAGCAACCTGCTTTAATGCCTTTTTTGATCTCCTCTTCGCTTAGCTCCTCGCCTGAGAAAAATTTCTCCATCAAGCTATCGTCTGTTTCAGAAACCGCTTCGATTAGTTTGGCACGGTATTCTTCGGCTTTTTCTTTTAGATCGGCGGGGATCTCGACTACGGTGTAATCGGTCGGCTTTTTGTCGTCTTCCCAAACGTAAGCTTTCATCTTAACAAGATCGACTACGCCTCTAAAGTTATCCTCCGCGCCGATAGGAATTTGAATAGGCACCGGATTTGCCTTTAGGCGGTTTCTGATTTGAGACTCGACGTTAAAGAAATTTGCGCCGATTCTGTCCATTTTATTTACGAAAACGATTCTTGGAACGGCGTATTTGTTTGCTTGTCTCCAAACGGTCTCCGACTGAGGCTGAACGCCGCCGACCGAGCAAAATACCGAAACAGCGCCGTCAAGAACGCGCATAGAACGCTCAACTTCGATAGTAAAATCAACGTGGCCCGGAGTGTCGATCAAATTTATCTGGTGATCTTTCCAAAAACAAGTGGTCGCCGCAGACGTAATTGTGATACCGCGCTCTTTTTCTTGCTCCATCCAGTCCATCGTAGCAGCGCCGTCGTGAACCTCGCCGATCTTGTGACTCATACCCGTAAAGAATAAAATTCTTTCGCTTGTCGTAGTCTTACCGGCATCGATATGAGCGGCGATACCGATGTTTCTAACCATATGTAAAGGGGTTTTTCTCTCTGCCATACCAGCCTCCTCTTACCAGCGGTAGTGAGCAAACGCTTTGTTAGCCTCTGCCATTTTGTAGGTATCTTCTTTCTTTTTAAAAGATGCACCTTTTGAATTTGCCGCATCTAGTAGCTCGTTAGCGAGCTTGTCTATCATCGTTCTTTCGCTTCTTTTTCTGGCAAAACCGATGATCCAGCGGATAGCAAGAGCTTGCTGGCGAGCCGGGCGAACCTCTACCGGTACTTGGTAGGTAGCGCCACCGACGCGACGAGACTTAACCTCCATAAGAGGCTTAATGTTTTCGATAGCGTCGTTAAATACGTCTATACCTTTTACGTCGCCGCTTTTTTTCTCGATAGCCTTGATGGCGCCGTACATGATCTCGGTAGCGACGCTTTTTTTGCCGTCGTACATAAGAGAGTTAATAAATTTAGTGATTACCTTATTGCCGTAAATTGGATCCGGCATTACTTCCCTGACGGGAGCTTTTCTTCTTCTCATTTGATTATTCCTTCAAATTTTATAAATTTTACTCAAACCTATGCCGCTAATGGCATGGTCTGCGAACCTAAATTTTTATTTCTTTTTTCCCGCTGCGGCTGCCGCTTGACCGGGTTTTGGACGTTTAGCGCCGTATTTTGAGCGAGAAACCGTTCTTTTCGCAACGCCAGCTGTATCAAGAGCGCCGCGCACGATGTGGTATTTAACGCCCGGCAAGTCCTTAACACGACCGCCGCGCACTAGCACGATGCTGTGTTCTTGTAGGTTGTGGCCTTCACCGCCGATATAGCTGATCACTTCAAATCCGCTTGTAAGCCTAACTTTGGCAACTTTTCTCAAAGCCGAGTTTGGTTTTTTAGGAGTCGTGGTATAGACCCTAGTGCAAACTCCTCTTCTTTGAGGACACTCTTTTAGCGCCGGAGATTTTGACTTAAAAGTCACTTTCTTGCGCTCTTTTCTGACCAATTGATTAATGGTTGGCACAGTAATTCCTTTCGACTAAATTTATTAAAAAGACTTGATTTTATTTAAATTTGGCTTAATATAAGGTAAATTTCATCTTTAACGCCGAATTTTATCGCGCTAATCTTTTTTAACAGCGTATTTTCCGCTTCCGTTAAAGATAATGCAAAGCGATAAAGCGATGTAAAGATATAAAATTTCAGCCTTAAATCCGCCGACGTTTGTAAGCTCGAATAAATTTCCAAGTCCGTTGTAAGCGTATAGTATAGTAAAGCTCGTAGCGACAATAAGCAGCGCGCCGATCCTAGAAAATACGCCCAAGATTATCATTAGCGGCGCAACAACCTCGCCGACATATGCAAAATATGCCATAAATTCAGGCAAGCCGGCCTTTACCAAAATGCCTTTCACGCCGCCTAACCCATGTAAAATTTTAGCAAAACCGTGCATAAAAAGGCAGATACCAAGCCCTAGCCTCGCAAACAAAATTCCCAAATCGAATTTTTTCATTTTTACTCCTTAAAATTTAAAGGAGCGATTTTATCTGATTATTTTTAAAGGGAGATAAATTTAAGCCCCACCGCAAATTCGGCGAGGCTTAGGGGTCAAATTTTAGTTTTGTTTTAGCTTGATCTTTTGATCTTGATAAAGACCCGTTCCTACAGGGATCATACGGCCTAAAATCACGTTTTCTTTTAGATCCTCGAGGTGATCAATCTTGGCTGCGATCGAAGCCTCGGTTAGCACCTTGGTCGTCTCTTGGAACGATGCCGCCGAGATGACGCTATCGCTTCCGATAGCAGCGCGCGTAACGCCCAGCAAAATAGGCTCGGCGATCGCAGGATTGCCACCCATTCGCATTATGCGCTCGTTTTCTTCCTTAAATCTCGTTCGAGAGATCATATCGCCCGTGATGAAATTCGTATCGCCGCTATCGACGATCTTGACCTGACGAAGCATCTGAGAGACGATGATCTCGATGTGCTTGTCGGCAATCGCAACGCCTTGAGAGCGGTAAACTTGCTGAATTTCGCTGATCAAATAATAGTGCAGCGCCTTTTCGCCCAAAATTCTCAAAACATCGTGGCTTGATATTAGTCCATCGGTTAGCTTCTCGCCGGCATGGATAAATTCGCCGTCGCGAACCTGAATTTGACGAGTTTTGTCTATCAGATACTCCGCCGTTGCGCCGTCGTCGGCCTCTATCACGATGCGCTCTTTGGAGCGAAGCGGCTTTTCAAACCTCACGGTGCCGTCGATCTCGGCGATGATAGCGGTATTTTTCGGGCGTCTAGCCTCAAATAGCTCGGAAACTCGCGGCAAACCGCCCGTGATATCTTTTGATTTCGCGACGGCTTTAGGCGTTTTGGCCAAGATATCTGCCTGCTTCACCGCCTCGTCGTTACCTACGAATATCGCGGTTTTCGGCTCCAGCTGATAGCGGATTATTTTGCCTTCATCGGTGCTAATCACGATCGTAGGCTTGATACCCGAAGGCAAGTATTCGTTGATGACCAGACGGCTTTGCCCCGTCGCTTCGTCGTATTGCTCCGCCGCACTATATCCCGGCTCTATATCCTCGTACGTTACCTTACCTGCGGCCTCGGCGATGATAGGCGTAGAATACGGATCCCACTCGGCGATAACGGTTTTCTCGTAACTTTCGGGCTCGGAGATAATGGCTTTGCTATCCACGATATCGCTATCGTTTGCCTTGATGATAGAATTTCGCGGTATATAGTGGCGAACCGCTTCCCTGTCGTCCTCGTCGGCGACCACGACAAACAGCCCTTTTTCGCTCACGACGTGACCTTTTTTGACATTTTTGACGCGCTCTAAATAATCGCCCTTTAAGATGTAAAATTTAAGCACGCCGTTTGCGCCGGCAGGGATTTTTTTAGCGATAGGCTCACCGTCTTCTACCTTTATCTCGCTGGCAAACGGAATACGATTAGGCACGTTCCAGCCTTCTTTGATGACCTCGGCAATGCTTTCGTTTTCTTTGACCGTGTCGCCGCCTACGTAAGGGATGTAAATTTTACCCTCAACCTTGCCGCTAACGCCAGCTAGCTCGTTTGGTTTAGCCAGATCGCTTCTTCTTAGCGTGTATTTTCTCTCTTCTTTTTTGCCTTTTACAATGATATTTACATCCTCGTGAGCGATCTCGATTTCGATTTTACCGTCAAACGGAGCTTTGATCTTAGGCTCGACGAGCAAGACGGCGGAGTTTCTGCGATTTGCTACGATTTTTTTGCCGCCGTTTTCATAAACATTTAGATTATAATACCTTATAAAGCCCTCTTTTTGCGCGACGACTTGGTAGTCTTGCTGTTCGGTCGATGCCGTACCGCCGATATGGAAGGTTCTTAGCGTTAGCTGAGTGCCCGGTTCGCCGATAGATTGAGCCGAGATGATGCCGACGGCTTCGCCGGGTTTTACCAGCTTGCCCTCACCCAAATTTACGCCGTAGCACTTCGCGCAGACGCCTTTTGCGGCTTTGCAGGCTATAGGCGTTCTGATACTGATCGATTTTATACCCGCTTCGCTTACGACCTTGGCTTTTTCCTCGTCTATCAAGGTACCTTCGCTAAATAGCACTTCGTTCGTTATCGGATCGATCACGTCATCGGCCAGCACGCGACCTAAAATTCTCTCCTCCAGGCTTTCGATCAGCTCGCCGTTTTCGGTGATCTCGGTTATCTCGACGCCCTCGTGGGTGCCGCAGTCGTGCATAGTCACTTTCACATTTTGCGCGACGTCGATCAGCTTTCTGGTTAGATATCCCGCATTCGCCGTTTTTAGCGCGGTATCGGCAAGTCCTTTTCTCGCACCGTGGGTTGAGTTAAAGTACTCAAGAACGTTTAGGCCTTCGCGGAAATTTGATATGATCGGAGTCTCGATGATCGAGCCGTCCGGTTTCGCCATAAGACCGCGCATACCGGCTAGCTGGCGAATTTGAGCCGCAGAGCCTCTCGCGCCACTGTCGGCCATCATATAAATAGAGTTAAATCCGCCCCTGTCGCCTTGGATGAGCTTCATCATCTCGCCTGCGACGACGTTGTTCGTATCCGTCCAGATATCGATGATTTTATTGTATCTCTCGGAGTCGGTTAGCAAGCCCGCGCCGTATTGATTTTGTATCTCGCGGACCTTTTTCTTGGCCTCGTTGATATATTTTTGTTTGCTATCGGGCACGATGATATCGGCGATAGAGATCGAGATACCGGCCTTGGTCGCGTATCGGAAACCCAAATTTTTAAGCTTGTCCAAAAATCCCGCCGTTACCTCAAGGCCGCCGTTTTTATAGACGTAATCGACCAAATTTGCGATATCTTTTTTCTTCATAACCCTGTTCCACATATTTTCAGGAACAAAATCAGGCAGAATCGAGCGGATGATCAAGCGACCCGCAGTCGTAAATAGCGTCTTGCCGTCGATCATCGTTTTGATTTTCGAGTGCACCTCTAAGCAGTGGGCTTCCTCGGCGATCATTACTTCATCGACGGACGCGAAAATTTTATTTGCGCCTTTGCTGTCGGTCTTTTCTAGGCTTAGGTAGTAAATTCCCAAAACCATATCCTGGCTAGGAACCGTGATAGCCTTACCGCTTGCAGGAAGCAAGATATTCATCGAGCTAAGCATTAA comes from the Campylobacter rectus genome and includes:
- a CDS encoding flavocytochrome c, yielding MKNSNFSRRDFVKLSMVGAGALALGGVNAQAAVSSKDVKFDEEWDVVIVGSGFAGLAAGITAAEKGNKVLILEKMGRIGGNSVINGGLFAVPNNDKQKAEGVKDSNELFIKDCLKAGRGLNHVDLIDTIATRAQDAYKLTIKCGVKYIDKLSHLGGHSVPRTVQTTNGSGSGIVQPMVEYFKNLQGAELRQRAKFDEFVLGEDGGVEGVIIRENYKFDSNSLKDDVENTSGEKKTIKAKKGVVLAAGGFCRDVFFREVQDPSITKETDSTNHPGATAGAMKEAFRIGAIPVQLSWIQFGPWACPDEKGFGVGSLFNVNASFRYGISVNPKTGKRYMNELADRRTRAQAMFRVIGTDGNYPINFCDSNGVKALLPEQLEKPLNSGILKKFDSIDEIAAFYKIPADELKKTVERYNGFVKAGKDDDFGKPLDKTTTDGYDVSKPPFYAMRGTPKLHHTMGGIDINTKAQVISLKTEMPIPRLFAAGEITGGVHGASRLGSVAIADCLTFGMIAGENIG
- the fusA gene encoding elongation factor G; this translates as MAERKTPLHMVRNIGIAAHIDAGKTTTSERILFFTGMSHKIGEVHDGAATMDWMEQEKERGITITSAATTCFWKDHQINLIDTPGHVDFTIEVERSMRVLDGAVSVFCSVGGVQPQSETVWRQANKYAVPRIVFVNKMDRIGANFFNVESQIRNRLKANPVPIQIPIGAEDNFRGVVDLVKMKAYVWEDDKKPTDYTVVEIPADLKEKAEEYRAKLIEAVSETDDSLMEKFFSGEELSEEEIKKGIKAGCLRMTITPMLCGTAFKNKGIQPLLDAVVAYLPAPDEIEAIKGLYEDGTEVAVESTDEGEFAALAFKIMTDPFVGQLTFIRVYRGSLESGSYAYNTVQDNKERIGRLLKMHSNKREEVSVIHAGEIGAVVGLKNTLTGDTLASEKDKVILEKMDFPDPVISVAVEPKTKADQEKMAIALQKLAQEDPSFRVGTDEESGQTIISGMGELHLEIIVDRMLREFKVDAEVGQPQVAYRETIRKTVEQEYKYAKQSGGRGQYGHVFLRLEPLPAASGFEFVNDIKGGVVPKEYIPAVEKGCKEALQSGVLAGYPVEDVKVTLFDGSYHEVDSSEMAFKLAASMGFKEGARKAGAVILEPMMKVEVETPEDYMGDVIGDLNKRRGQVNSMDERNGSKIITAFCPLAQMFGYSTDLRSMTQGRATYSMEFDHYEEVPKNVSEEIIKKRNG
- the rpsG gene encoding 30S ribosomal protein S7; protein product: MRRRKAPVREVMPDPIYGNKVITKFINSLMYDGKKSVATEIMYGAIKAIEKKSGDVKGIDVFNDAIENIKPLMEVKSRRVGGATYQVPVEVRPARQQALAIRWIIGFARKRSERTMIDKLANELLDAANSKGASFKKKEDTYKMAEANKAFAHYRW
- the rpsL gene encoding 30S ribosomal protein S12; translation: MPTINQLVRKERKKVTFKSKSPALKECPQRRGVCTRVYTTTPKKPNSALRKVAKVRLTSGFEVISYIGGEGHNLQEHSIVLVRGGRVKDLPGVKYHIVRGALDTAGVAKRTVSRSKYGAKRPKPGQAAAAAGKKK
- a CDS encoding DoxX family protein; translated protein: MKKFDLGILFARLGLGICLFMHGFAKILHGLGGVKGILVKAGLPEFMAYFAYVGEVVAPLMIILGVFSRIGALLIVATSFTILYAYNGLGNLFELTNVGGFKAEILYLYIALSLCIIFNGSGKYAVKKD
- the rpoC gene encoding DNA-directed RNA polymerase subunit beta': MSELKPIEIKEERRPRDFEAFQLRLASPEKIKSWSHGEVKKPETINYRTLKPERDGLFCAKIFGPIRDYECLCGKYKKMRYKGIKCEKCGVEVTSSKVRRSRMGHIELVTPVAHIWYVNSLPSRIGTLLGIKMKDLERVLYYEAYIVESVGDAFYDAENSKKVEIFDVLNEEQYVSLASRFEESGFRARMGGEVIRDMLANIDLVELLNTLKDEISATNSEAKKKTIVKRLKVVESFLNSGNRPEWMMITNLPVLPPDLRPLVSLDGGKFAVSDVNDLYRRVINRNARLKRLMELDAPEIIIRNEKRMLQESVDALFDNGRRANAVKGANKRPLKSLSEIIKGKQGRFRQNLLGKRVDFSGRSVIVVGPKLRMDQCGLPKRMALELFKPHLLARLEEKGYATTVKQAKKMIEDKTNEVWECLEEVVKDHPVMLNRAPTLHKLSIQAFHPVLVEGKAIQLHPLVCAAFNADFDGDQMAVHVPLSQEAIAECKILMLSSMNILLPASGKAITVPSQDMVLGIYYLSLEKTDSKGANKIFASVDEVMIAEEAHCLEVHSKIKTMIDGKTLFTTAGRLIIRSILPDFVPENMWNRVMKKKDIANLVDYVYKNGGLEVTAGFLDKLKNLGFRYATKAGISISIADIIVPDSKQKYINEAKKKVREIQNQYGAGLLTDSERYNKIIDIWTDTNNVVAGEMMKLIQGDRGGFNSIYMMADSGARGSAAQIRQLAGMRGLMAKPDGSIIETPIISNFREGLNVLEYFNSTHGARKGLADTALKTANAGYLTRKLIDVAQNVKVTMHDCGTHEGVEITEITENGELIESLEERILGRVLADDVIDPITNEVLFSEGTLIDEEKAKVVSEAGIKSISIRTPIACKAAKGVCAKCYGVNLGEGKLVKPGEAVGIISAQSIGEPGTQLTLRTFHIGGTASTEQQDYQVVAQKEGFIRYYNLNVYENGGKKIVANRRNSAVLLVEPKIKAPFDGKIEIEIAHEDVNIIVKGKKEERKYTLRRSDLAKPNELAGVSGKVEGKIYIPYVGGDTVKENESIAEVIKEGWNVPNRIPFASEIKVEDGEPIAKKIPAGANGVLKFYILKGDYLERVKNVKKGHVVSEKGLFVVVADEDDREAVRHYIPRNSIIKANDSDIVDSKAIISEPESYEKTVIAEWDPYSTPIIAEAAGKVTYEDIEPGYSAAEQYDEATGQSRLVINEYLPSGIKPTIVISTDEGKIIRYQLEPKTAIFVGNDEAVKQADILAKTPKAVAKSKDITGGLPRVSELFEARRPKNTAIIAEIDGTVRFEKPLRSKERIVIEADDGATAEYLIDKTRQIQVRDGEFIHAGEKLTDGLISSHDVLRILGEKALHYYLISEIQQVYRSQGVAIADKHIEIIVSQMLRQVKIVDSGDTNFITGDMISRTRFKEENERIMRMGGNPAIAEPILLGVTRAAIGSDSVISAASFQETTKVLTEASIAAKIDHLEDLKENVILGRMIPVGTGLYQDQKIKLKQN